The genome window TGAAAGGCCAGCAAATTGCGCTGTTTTTTGTTCATATCGCCCTTGTCCAGAATCATCACCTGCATCAATAGCAACAATACCTGTTGATGATTTCCCCTCCTTCATGACTCTTAAATAATCTAAAACTTTAGCTTCTTGACCGGCGGCTATTTGATTATTCATGTCAGGAATAAAAATTACATCAACATTGGCTTCTTGGATCGTATCTCCGGTGCTCACAATCGCCGTATCGAATATTTTTATTGCATCATAGGCGGCTTGAATGTCTGAGGTACCAAATTTACAGCGGTCTTTTATACTGTGCTTACCTAACTTAATACGGTGGCAGCGCGTATGATGAAATTTCAGCTCACCTGTACCAATATCGATATTGTAGATAATCGGCTCTCCAAGGTGTGGTGACTGAATATCACAAATTACTTTAGAGTCAGGCGTGTACTCTCCTTTACGTAAAACCAAAAATTTGACGATATTTTCACTCTGTAAATTAAGAGGCGATACAATTTGAATATCGTCACAATCGGTAATAGCCACAATCAACGCATCACCAAGCAATGAGGACCATGTCAAAGCATCGTGCTTAATTTGATATGTTTTTAACTCGGTTTCTATATCTTCAATTTGCTGCTTTAACGAACTATCAATATCACCAACAAAAGCCCTAGGGATCTTTAACATGTCATCGGCTGTTTTATTGATATACTTGGCTACTACCCACGAGTTTTCATACATGGCCAACAGCTCTTTATCAGAAACCTTTTCTTTTTTTTCGCTATAAACAACCGCGCCAATTTTCTCACCAAGCGAAGTCATCATGCTACTCAGGCTATCTTTTAGTCGCCCGATACGTGTTGTATTTGTCATATTAAAGAATATCCAATGGGCTAATTTTATGTTTTTGATAAAGGTCACGTAATGCCTGAGTCATGGCATCTACAACGTCATCGTTACCGGCAAACGGGAATGTGGTGATTTCTTCCACCGTCTCCGCAATCCACGGTTCAATATCTTTGTGTGGCAGCCAGATATTGCCCGCCTCCCATTCCGCAGTACAGGCGTGAGCGCGAGCAATTTTACTGCCGTCAGGCACAACAGGAACCAGACCTGAAACGATTGATTTCAGTGTGTCGATTACAGCAGGACCATTCGCTTTATCTTCTACGAGTTTACGACGCCCTTCGGGGAATTTTTCAGCCCAATAGCTTCACTGCC of Providencia rettgeri contains these proteins:
- a CDS encoding phage-associated protein, HI1409 family, with product MTNTTRIGRLKDSLSSMMTSLGEKIGAVVYSEKKEKVSDKELLAMYENSWVVAKYINKTADDMLKIPRAFVGDIDSSLKQQIEDIETELKTYQIKHDALTWSSLLGDALIVAITDCDDIQIVSPLNLQSENIVKFLVLRKGEYTPDSKVICDIQSPHLGEPIIYNIDIGTGELKFHHTRCHRIKLGKHSIKDRCKFGTSDIQAAYDAIKIFDTAIVSTGDTIQEANVDVIFIPDMNNQIAAGQEAKVLDYLRVMKEGKSSTGIVAIDAGDDSGQGRYEQKTAQFAGLSDVITKMFSVLAGALSRPLSILFGQSATGFSSGEEDNKAYYEDINARQESRLRPIQDFIDQFILDKLAITDELKYTYPSIDGLNEAELATRFTAYATGFSSLFQDFILDEKTILREMIARGLLTTVTEKDIEAIIASTGTNEVNNGTPTAFGSQAREEETSPPANATYQTE